In a single window of the Pseudomonas sp. B21-015 genome:
- the galU gene encoding UTP--glucose-1-phosphate uridylyltransferase GalU, whose product MIRKCLFPAAGYGTRFLPATKAMPKEMLPIVSKPLIQYAVEEARDAGLQHMAIVTGRGKRALEDHFDTSYELEHQIRGTDKEKFLHGTRELIDTCSFSYTRQVEMKGLGHAILSGRSLIGDEPFAVVLADDLCLNLEGDGVLAQMIKLYEQFRCSIVAIQEVPHEQTQKYGVIAGELIREGIYRVNSMVEKPRPEDAPSNLAIIGRYILTPDIFDLIADTEPGKGGEIQITDALMKQAQNGCVLAYKFKGRRFDCGGAEGYIEATNYCFEHLHQNTL is encoded by the coding sequence ATGATTCGTAAATGCCTGTTCCCCGCTGCCGGTTATGGGACCCGCTTTTTACCCGCCACCAAGGCCATGCCGAAGGAGATGCTGCCGATCGTCAGCAAGCCGCTGATCCAGTACGCCGTCGAGGAAGCACGCGACGCCGGCCTGCAACATATGGCCATCGTCACCGGCCGCGGCAAGCGCGCGCTGGAGGATCATTTCGATACCAGTTACGAGCTGGAACATCAGATTCGTGGCACCGATAAGGAAAAGTTCCTGCACGGCACTCGTGAGCTGATCGATACCTGCAGTTTTTCCTATACCCGTCAGGTGGAGATGAAGGGCCTGGGGCACGCGATTCTCAGCGGCCGCTCGTTGATCGGTGATGAGCCATTCGCCGTGGTGCTGGCCGACGATCTGTGCCTGAACCTGGAGGGCGATGGGGTGCTGGCGCAAATGATCAAGCTCTACGAACAGTTCCGCTGTTCGATCGTGGCGATCCAGGAAGTGCCCCATGAGCAGACCCAGAAATACGGCGTGATTGCCGGCGAGTTGATTCGCGAGGGTATTTACCGGGTCAACAGCATGGTCGAGAAGCCCCGTCCGGAAGACGCCCCGTCCAACCTGGCCATCATCGGTCGATACATTCTGACCCCCGATATCTTCGACCTGATTGCTGACACTGAACCTGGCAAGGGCGGTGAAATCCAGATCACCGATGCGCTGATGAAACAGGCCCAGAACGGCTGCGTCCTGGCTTACAAATTCAAGGGCCGACGTTTCGATTGCGGCGGCGCCGAAGGTTACATCGAAGCCACCAACTACTGCTTCGAACACCTGCATCAGAACACCCTGTGA
- a CDS encoding phosphomannomutase has product MNTLSGFKADDSRPPYGADLKHNLAYLIVRAYASELIFPRVQKPPVLLVERIGAFPSSGDIHRHVKDGPALLACIKQRYAADALDINECDGLNLVFADWRFSLRLSDQGCVVCLAVKSRGDSSLMQRKTAELLEQINAEEASK; this is encoded by the coding sequence ATGAATACGTTGAGCGGTTTCAAGGCAGATGACAGTCGCCCCCCGTATGGCGCTGACCTTAAACACAACCTCGCCTACCTGATCGTGCGCGCCTATGCGTCGGAACTGATTTTCCCCCGCGTGCAGAAGCCGCCAGTGCTGCTGGTGGAGCGCATCGGCGCTTTCCCTTCTTCCGGGGACATCCATCGTCACGTCAAGGATGGCCCCGCACTGCTGGCATGCATCAAGCAGCGTTACGCCGCCGATGCCCTCGACATCAACGAGTGTGACGGACTGAATCTGGTCTTTGCCGACTGGCGCTTCAGCTTGCGCCTCTCGGACCAGGGTTGCGTGGTGTGCCTGGCCGTGAAAAGTCGTGGCGACAGCTCGTTAATGCAGCGCAAGACCGCCGAATTGCTGGAGCAGATCAACGCAGAGGAGGCCTCTAAATGA
- the rfaH gene encoding transcription/translation regulatory transformer protein RfaH, protein MNAIAEHATKAWYLLQCKPKQDERAEEHLQRQGYACFRSTYRRERILRGQRKVISESLFPGYLFIQLSLQDSWGPLRSTRGVSRVVGFGGQPLPIRDALIDELQERDSQAIVTTLLRHGDTVRINEGPFCDLEAVFLAMDGEERVLLMMNFLQREQKISLPLARVNKL, encoded by the coding sequence ATGAACGCGATTGCAGAACACGCCACCAAAGCCTGGTATCTGCTCCAGTGCAAACCCAAACAAGATGAGCGCGCCGAAGAACATTTGCAGCGCCAGGGCTATGCCTGTTTCCGCTCGACCTACAGACGTGAGCGCATTTTGCGGGGCCAGCGTAAGGTGATCAGCGAGTCGCTGTTTCCGGGCTATCTGTTTATTCAACTGAGCCTTCAGGACAGTTGGGGTCCGCTGCGCTCGACCCGCGGTGTTTCGCGAGTCGTCGGGTTCGGCGGTCAGCCGCTGCCAATCCGCGATGCGCTGATCGATGAACTCCAGGAACGGGACAGTCAGGCGATCGTGACAACGTTGTTGAGACACGGAGATACCGTGCGCATCAATGAAGGCCCGTTCTGCGATCTCGAAGCGGTGTTCCTGGCCATGGACGGCGAGGAACGGGTGCTGCTGATGATGAATTTCCTGCAGCGTGAACAGAAAATCAGCCTGCCACTGGCGCGGGTCAACAAGCTTTAG
- a CDS encoding undecaprenyl-diphosphate phosphatase has product MDFWTTTQVSILGLVEGLTEFLPISSTGHQIIAADLLDFGGERAMAFNIIIQLGAILAVVWEFRHKILNITTGLPTQRNAQRFSLNLLIGFLPAVVLGVMFADKIHEYLFNPITVAVALVIGGIIMLWAEQREHVVVIDHVDEMRWTDALKVGCAQCLAMIPGTSRSGSTIIGGLLFGLSRKTATEFSFFLAMPTMVGAAVYSGYKYRDLFQAADLPVFALGFLAAFFFAMIAVRGLLKFIANHSYAVFAWYRIAFGLLILATWFLGWVDWNHLSEGV; this is encoded by the coding sequence ATGGACTTCTGGACCACCACGCAAGTATCGATTTTAGGATTGGTTGAAGGGCTCACAGAGTTTTTGCCCATCTCCAGTACCGGACACCAGATCATTGCCGCGGACTTGCTCGACTTTGGCGGTGAGCGAGCCATGGCGTTCAATATCATTATTCAGTTGGGGGCTATTCTGGCGGTCGTCTGGGAGTTCCGTCACAAGATTCTGAACATCACCACCGGCTTGCCGACCCAGCGTAATGCGCAACGCTTCAGTCTTAATTTGTTGATCGGCTTCCTGCCGGCGGTTGTCCTGGGGGTGATGTTCGCCGACAAGATCCATGAGTATCTGTTCAACCCTATCACTGTGGCCGTGGCGCTGGTGATTGGCGGAATCATCATGTTGTGGGCGGAACAACGCGAGCATGTGGTGGTGATCGATCATGTGGACGAGATGCGCTGGACCGATGCCTTGAAAGTCGGTTGTGCACAGTGCCTGGCGATGATCCCCGGCACTTCGCGCTCGGGATCGACGATTATCGGTGGGTTGCTGTTTGGCCTGTCACGCAAGACGGCTACCGAGTTTTCGTTCTTCCTGGCGATGCCGACAATGGTGGGGGCCGCGGTGTACTCGGGCTATAAGTATCGCGATCTGTTCCAGGCCGCCGACTTGCCAGTGTTTGCTCTGGGTTTTTTGGCAGCGTTCTTCTTCGCGATGATTGCCGTGCGCGGTTTGCTCAAGTTCATCGCCAACCATAGTTATGCGGTGTTCGCCTGGTACCGGATCGCGTTCGGTTTGCTGATCCTGGCGACGTGGTTTTTGGGTTGGGTCGACTGGAACCACCTCTCGGAAGGGGTGTAG
- a CDS encoding universal stress protein, which yields MSQYQRLFLIAGPAMRHTPALERAVAIAEATGAALHITVFIEDSHLLGLMSTGARFREVCQQENEKWLKDEADLIRGRGIAVSTEVLITHNALQEILRHVTEMPADLVIKDVQHESALKRVFITPLDWHLLRECPVAVHLVSEVRCPLPRVIVAAVDPSRPETQITGINDRIIQAANGLAMQCNAELHLLHAYDLSLTHMSDAGAGAVTMPGFSSDVRKSLHKSFIALADHFGVPTERQHFVAGPPGKALADFAAHHRADVIVMGNAHRKGLGNWVGSTTEHVLYRVPCNIFAVTGQVDQ from the coding sequence ATGAGCCAATATCAACGACTCTTTCTGATAGCCGGTCCAGCCATGCGTCACACCCCGGCGCTGGAGCGAGCTGTCGCCATTGCCGAAGCCACCGGTGCCGCGCTGCACATCACAGTGTTTATCGAAGACTCCCACCTCCTGGGTTTGATGAGCACAGGTGCGCGGTTTCGTGAGGTCTGTCAGCAAGAGAACGAAAAATGGCTGAAAGATGAGGCCGATCTGATCCGTGGGCGCGGCATCGCGGTGAGCACCGAAGTGCTGATAACGCACAACGCACTGCAAGAGATTCTTCGGCATGTAACAGAAATGCCGGCGGACCTGGTGATCAAGGACGTGCAGCACGAGTCGGCGCTCAAGCGCGTGTTCATCACGCCTCTGGATTGGCACTTGTTGCGCGAATGTCCGGTGGCTGTCCATCTGGTCAGTGAAGTCAGGTGTCCGCTGCCGAGGGTGATAGTGGCGGCCGTCGATCCGTCGCGCCCCGAGACGCAGATCACCGGCATCAACGACCGCATTATCCAGGCGGCGAACGGATTGGCGATGCAATGCAATGCGGAGTTGCATCTGCTGCATGCCTACGATCTATCGCTGACTCATATGTCCGATGCAGGCGCCGGAGCCGTGACAATGCCAGGCTTCAGCAGCGATGTGCGCAAGTCTCTGCATAAGTCATTCATCGCCTTGGCCGACCACTTTGGCGTGCCCACCGAGCGACAACACTTCGTTGCAGGGCCGCCTGGCAAAGCGCTGGCTGACTTTGCAGCGCATCATCGGGCCGATGTGATCGTCATGGGCAATGCGCATCGCAAGGGACTGGGCAACTGGGTGGGCAGTACGACGGAGCATGTGCTGTATCGAGTGCCCTGCAACATCTTCGCGGTCACGGGGCAAGTGGATCAGTGA
- a CDS encoding serine protease translates to MVKPDLSGPANDSYFSVFSGFPLPYLYTASAVQWNEDYAVTTRHTPLIRNVKYSCSTGCDLVFIKHKADGHYPSWRAPRVGEHITAVGTSPYMTTVSGQGKVYPAPFINSDEGSGERYAIHDAPMIKGMSGGPVIASDGNIVGVNVGFFSTTLHDVSFHPGLKGAERISIFIPYSIIQREWRLMQVQLNDPHGAKYAQK, encoded by the coding sequence ATGGTAAAACCCGACTTGTCGGGACCTGCCAATGATTCATATTTCTCAGTCTTCTCAGGCTTTCCCTTGCCCTATCTGTACACGGCCTCGGCCGTGCAATGGAACGAGGACTACGCCGTCACCACCCGCCACACCCCGCTCATCCGCAACGTGAAATACAGCTGCAGCACCGGCTGCGACCTGGTCTTCATCAAGCACAAGGCCGACGGCCATTATCCGTCATGGCGCGCACCGCGCGTGGGTGAGCACATCACTGCCGTGGGAACGAGTCCGTATATGACAACGGTCAGCGGGCAAGGCAAGGTGTATCCGGCGCCTTTCATCAACAGTGATGAAGGCAGCGGAGAACGCTATGCCATCCATGATGCCCCGATGATCAAGGGGATGTCGGGTGGGCCCGTCATCGCCAGTGACGGCAACATTGTCGGTGTTAATGTCGGTTTTTTCTCCACCACACTTCACGATGTGAGTTTTCACCCTGGGTTAAAGGGCGCGGAGCGGATCAGCATCTTTATCCCGTACTCGATCATTCAGCGTGAGTGGCGGCTGATGCAGGTACAGCTTAATGATCCGCACGGCGCGAAATATGCGCAGAAGTAG
- the arsJ gene encoding organoarsenical effux MFS transporter ArsJ: MKALSALAPPVRQYLLVTGNYWAFTLTDGALRMLVVLHFHALGYSPLHIAALFLFYELFGVITNLVGGYLGARLGLNRTMNIGLGMQVVALLMLTVPVAWLTIPWVMGAQALSGIAKDLNKMSAKSSIKLLVPDGQQGKLYQWIAVLTGSKNALKGVGFFLGGALLALIGFRGALLAMAAVLSLIWFSSVILLKRDLGKAKAKPRFRDILSKSRAINILSAARMFLFGARDVWFVVALPVYLSSVFGWDFWKVGGFLAAWVIGYGIVQSFAPRITGKQRGHVPDGRAAFVWALALAGFPAAIALGLNTGLSQQWVLLGGLMIFGALFAVNSSLHSYLIVSYAKEDGVSLDVGFYYMSNAMGRLIGTVLSGWVFQVFGLGACLWISSAFVIFAALISIRLPRHSKVI; the protein is encoded by the coding sequence ATGAAAGCCTTGTCAGCCCTCGCGCCGCCAGTGCGGCAGTACCTGCTCGTGACGGGCAATTACTGGGCCTTCACCCTCACCGACGGTGCCTTGCGCATGTTGGTGGTGCTGCACTTTCACGCGTTGGGCTACAGCCCGCTGCACATCGCGGCGTTGTTCCTGTTCTACGAACTCTTTGGCGTGATCACCAATCTGGTGGGCGGTTATCTTGGTGCGCGTCTGGGGCTGAACCGAACCATGAACATCGGGCTGGGGATGCAGGTTGTGGCGCTGTTGATGCTGACAGTGCCAGTGGCCTGGCTGACGATCCCTTGGGTGATGGGGGCTCAGGCGCTGTCGGGGATCGCCAAAGACCTGAACAAGATGAGCGCCAAAAGCTCGATCAAACTGCTGGTGCCCGACGGGCAACAGGGCAAGCTTTATCAATGGATAGCCGTCCTCACCGGCTCGAAGAATGCCCTCAAGGGTGTCGGTTTCTTTCTCGGTGGGGCATTGCTCGCCCTGATCGGCTTCAGAGGGGCGTTGCTGGCCATGGCCGCTGTTCTTTCGCTGATCTGGTTCAGTAGCGTGATCCTGTTAAAAAGGGATCTGGGCAAGGCGAAAGCCAAACCAAGGTTTCGCGACATCCTCTCCAAGAGCCGTGCCATCAACATCTTGTCGGCAGCACGAATGTTCCTGTTCGGTGCCCGCGATGTCTGGTTTGTGGTGGCTTTACCGGTGTACTTGAGCAGTGTCTTTGGCTGGGATTTCTGGAAGGTCGGTGGATTCCTGGCGGCCTGGGTGATTGGCTACGGCATCGTGCAATCGTTCGCGCCACGGATTACCGGCAAGCAACGAGGACATGTCCCAGATGGCCGCGCTGCGTTTGTTTGGGCGCTTGCTTTGGCAGGCTTTCCCGCGGCAATCGCTCTGGGGCTGAACACCGGGTTATCGCAACAATGGGTGCTGTTGGGCGGATTGATGATTTTTGGTGCGCTGTTCGCGGTGAACTCCTCTCTGCACAGCTACCTGATCGTGTCCTACGCCAAGGAAGACGGCGTGTCGCTGGACGTGGGCTTTTACTACATGTCCAACGCCATGGGACGACTGATCGGCACCGTGCTCTCTGGCTGGGTTTTTCAGGTCTTCGGGCTGGGAGCGTGTTTATGGATATCCAGCGCATTTGTTATATTCGCGGCACTGATTTCCATTAGGTTGCCGAGGCATTCCAAAGTGATCTAA
- a CDS encoding ArsJ-associated glyceraldehyde-3-phosphate dehydrogenase yields MTIKVGINGFGRIGRLALRAAWRWPEFEFVQINDPAGDAATHAHLLNFDSVHGRWNDQASAEGDCIVIDGKRIKVTANKAIADTDWSGCDLVIEASGKMKTVAVLQAYLDQGVKRVVVSAPVKEEGALNIVMGVNHQLFKPAVHRIVTAASCTTNCLAPVVKVIHEKLGIRHGSITTIHDLTNTQSILDQPHKDLRRARASGMSLIPTSTGSATAIAEIFPELRGRLNGHAVRVPLANASLTDCVFEVERVTTVGEVNQFLKDASENELKDILGFEERPLVSIDYRTDPRSSIIDALSTLVINGTQIKLYAWYDNEWAYANRTVELARMVGLAV; encoded by the coding sequence ATGACTATCAAAGTGGGCATCAATGGTTTTGGCCGCATCGGTCGCCTCGCCCTGCGCGCCGCGTGGCGCTGGCCGGAGTTTGAGTTCGTGCAGATCAACGACCCGGCAGGCGACGCGGCGACGCATGCGCACTTGCTGAACTTCGACTCGGTGCATGGCCGTTGGAATGATCAGGCAAGCGCCGAGGGTGACTGCATTGTCATCGACGGCAAACGCATCAAGGTCACCGCCAACAAGGCGATTGCCGATACCGATTGGTCGGGCTGCGATCTGGTGATCGAAGCCAGCGGCAAGATGAAGACCGTCGCGGTGCTTCAGGCTTATCTGGACCAGGGCGTCAAGCGCGTGGTGGTCAGCGCTCCGGTGAAAGAAGAGGGCGCGCTGAACATCGTCATGGGCGTCAACCATCAGCTGTTCAAACCGGCCGTACATCGCATCGTCACCGCGGCTTCGTGCACCACCAACTGTCTGGCGCCGGTGGTTAAGGTGATCCATGAAAAACTGGGCATTCGCCACGGTTCGATCACCACCATCCACGACCTGACCAACACACAAAGCATCCTCGATCAGCCGCACAAGGATCTGCGCCGTGCGCGGGCTTCGGGCATGAGCCTGATCCCGACCAGCACCGGCTCGGCCACCGCCATCGCCGAAATTTTCCCGGAGCTGCGCGGGCGTCTGAACGGTCACGCCGTACGCGTGCCGTTGGCCAATGCTTCGCTGACTGATTGCGTGTTCGAGGTCGAGCGCGTCACCACGGTTGGCGAAGTGAATCAGTTCCTCAAGGATGCGTCCGAGAACGAACTCAAAGACATCCTCGGTTTCGAGGAGCGTCCACTGGTGTCCATCGACTACCGCACCGACCCGCGCTCCTCGATCATCGATGCGCTGTCGACCCTGGTCATCAACGGCACCCAGATCAAACTCTATGCCTGGTACGACAATGAATGGGCTTACGCAAACCGCACCGTCGAATTGGCCAGAATGGTTGGCCTGGCTGTTTAA
- a CDS encoding metalloregulator ArsR/SmtB family transcription factor has translation MAAPLTPTTVFKCLADDNRVRIMLLIAREGELCVCELTCALNESQPKISRHLAQLRTGGLLADRRQGQWVYYRLHPNLPDWVHQVLTVVLEANKHWLSPDAKRLEQMGDRPERAAACCPA, from the coding sequence ATGGCTGCCCCTCTGACGCCGACCACTGTTTTCAAATGCCTGGCTGACGACAACCGGGTCCGCATTATGCTGCTCATCGCCCGTGAGGGAGAGCTGTGCGTCTGCGAGCTGACCTGTGCGTTGAATGAGAGCCAGCCCAAAATCTCCCGGCACCTGGCACAGTTGCGCACAGGCGGATTGCTGGCGGACCGTCGGCAAGGCCAGTGGGTTTACTACCGGCTGCACCCGAATCTTCCTGACTGGGTGCATCAGGTGCTGACCGTGGTGCTCGAAGCCAACAAGCACTGGCTGAGCCCGGATGCCAAACGCCTTGAACAAATGGGCGACCGTCCTGAACGGGCAGCGGCTTGCTGCCCGGCTTGA
- a CDS encoding EAL domain-containing protein has translation MHRVRNFYSELALGRLVLAFQPVVWLPDSNRVLYQEGLLRHIDALGDGVYPFAMLEKHQLMRELDRSVVHGVIDSLLLDEHLRLGCNISAQSAIVDHYWQEIFAQLRDAPSVAARLVIEITESATPPSTLAAIEFVLCLRELGCRVAIDDFGAGLGTLEFIRQTRPDIVKIDQGYIQRARLETNNAQTLGHLVQLCKTLAPCVIIEGIESEADRALATACGSEWGQGYLFGRPQIDALGARCLLQPILL, from the coding sequence ATGCACAGAGTCAGAAACTTTTACAGTGAGTTGGCACTCGGCCGGTTGGTGCTGGCGTTTCAGCCGGTGGTCTGGTTGCCCGACAGTAATCGGGTGCTGTACCAGGAAGGGCTGTTGCGGCATATCGATGCGCTGGGAGACGGGGTCTATCCCTTTGCGATGCTGGAGAAACACCAACTGATGCGTGAGCTCGACCGCAGTGTGGTGCATGGCGTGATCGACAGCTTGCTGCTGGACGAGCACCTGCGACTGGGCTGCAACATCTCTGCGCAAAGTGCCATCGTCGACCACTACTGGCAGGAGATCTTCGCGCAGTTGCGTGATGCCCCCTCGGTGGCCGCGCGGCTGGTGATTGAAATCACCGAAAGCGCCACACCGCCCAGCACCTTGGCGGCGATCGAGTTCGTTCTGTGCTTGCGTGAACTTGGCTGCCGGGTGGCCATCGACGACTTTGGCGCGGGTCTGGGCACCCTGGAATTCATTCGCCAGACCCGGCCGGACATCGTCAAGATTGATCAGGGTTACATCCAGCGTGCACGCCTGGAAACCAACAACGCCCAGACCCTTGGCCACCTGGTGCAGCTGTGCAAGACCCTGGCGCCGTGCGTGATCATCGAAGGGATTGAGTCCGAAGCCGACCGCGCTCTTGCCACCGCCTGCGGCAGCGAGTGGGGGCAAGGTTATCTATTCGGTCGTCCGCAGATTGATGCGTTGGGCGCGCGCTGCCTGCTGCAACCCATATTGTTGTAG
- a CDS encoding AraC family transcriptional regulator, which yields MHRMTSASFRVLADVLTDGGANVEALLKQFDSSEEVFANPKGVGLELVYKVMAEAAKRTGNPDIGLLAYTRAHPANLEVLGYAVMSCATLGTALQRLVDYHSLISNGFCMCLERKPRALRLIGFDISMEPSLTPRPFIDAGAAQTLGLVHWLLPKHKPQPLAATFTYPEPADTTRLERLLGNNLLFDAPYNSLTFSIDDCSIALPTADPALDVLHVEYARARLNVLLNDSMTARVRRVLSERLAQGVPSDLDKIAQVVGVSARSLQRRLSNEDMHFSALQDEARLMLAHNFLRNSVRSVKYIGALLGFRDQSSFHKACLRWFGMTPGRYREES from the coding sequence ATGCACAGAATGACTAGCGCCAGTTTTCGGGTGCTTGCCGATGTCTTGACCGACGGAGGTGCAAACGTAGAAGCCTTGCTCAAGCAGTTCGACAGCAGCGAGGAGGTCTTTGCAAACCCCAAGGGAGTCGGGCTGGAGCTGGTCTATAAGGTGATGGCAGAAGCGGCAAAGCGTACCGGCAATCCGGACATCGGCCTGCTGGCCTATACCCGGGCGCACCCGGCCAATCTGGAGGTGCTCGGTTATGCAGTGATGTCCTGTGCCACGCTGGGCACTGCCCTGCAACGTCTGGTGGACTATCATTCACTGATCAGCAACGGCTTTTGCATGTGCCTGGAACGCAAACCCCGGGCGCTGAGGCTGATCGGTTTCGACATCAGCATGGAGCCGTCGCTGACGCCCCGCCCGTTCATCGACGCTGGTGCCGCGCAAACCCTGGGGCTGGTCCACTGGCTGTTGCCCAAGCACAAACCCCAGCCCCTGGCAGCGACCTTTACCTACCCCGAACCCGCAGACACCACCCGACTGGAACGCTTGCTGGGCAACAACCTGCTGTTCGACGCGCCGTACAACAGCCTGACGTTCAGCATCGACGACTGCTCGATTGCCTTGCCCACCGCCGATCCGGCACTGGATGTCTTGCATGTCGAATACGCTCGCGCGCGTTTGAACGTGCTGCTCAACGACTCGATGACCGCGCGGGTTCGGCGGGTGCTGTCCGAACGCTTGGCCCAAGGCGTGCCCAGCGACCTCGACAAAATCGCCCAGGTGGTCGGGGTCAGCGCGCGCAGCCTGCAACGGCGCCTGAGCAATGAAGACATGCACTTCTCCGCGCTACAGGACGAGGCGCGGCTGATGCTCGCGCACAACTTCCTGCGCAACTCGGTGCGCAGCGTAAAGTACATCGGCGCGTTGCTGGGTTTTCGCGATCAGAGCAGCTTTCATAAAGCCTGCCTGCGCTGGTTCGGCATGACCCCGGGGCGCTATCGCGAAGAGTCCTGA
- the tssI gene encoding type VI secretion system tip protein VgrG has protein sequence MFAPANAAHFTLLIPSVRNDFKVLAFHGSEAISSLYAIHVELVSEYPDFDLESLLSQSAFLQFGLNGEGIHGRIEDVFVGEAGKRLTRYHLTLVPALHYLQFSHNQRIFQHLTVPQIVAQVLQGHGLQADAYAFHVSTSPEREYCTQYGENDFEFIQRLCSEDGVSWHHQHSQDGHLLVFTDDQTYFPKLGDTPYQQGAGLAADHPVVSQFSMRFSTRTSTATRRGYDLQRPSLLLESRMAVEATPALEDYRYPLLIENEKLGKQLARQALERHRSDYQLAEGKSDQPILRSGHFFTLTEHPRKACNELWLLLSVTHAGKQPQSLEESITSDVKPEDGFTQGYRNSFSAIPWDVFYRPPLVTRKTVLVSQTARVTGPVGEEIFCDDFGRVRVELPWDRAELNSDKSSCWLRVSSSWAGENFGAVTIPRIGMEVVVTYLEGNPDLPLITGCVVNKVTPTPYPLPANKTRTVLRSHSSPSSGGFNELMIEDRAGQEKVYLRAERDFEQLIRNDSTSQIDNDRAEQVGRNSTSLIKGDETHTTDGQRNTVIGGNELISITGNSSTTADGTLVIKAGSQAHVTATNVVINAGATLTLSAGGQHIVISAGGIFSSVPIVLGGAPVPGIAPLQATEALASELPTIILSPQSLVLETQQKATDYCPLCEACRDGLCSIGDNA, from the coding sequence ATGTTTGCGCCGGCCAATGCTGCGCACTTCACGTTACTGATTCCCTCTGTTCGTAACGACTTCAAGGTACTGGCCTTTCACGGCTCTGAAGCTATCAGCAGCTTGTACGCTATCCATGTTGAACTGGTCAGCGAGTACCCTGATTTCGATCTGGAGAGCTTGCTCAGCCAGTCGGCTTTTCTCCAGTTTGGCCTGAATGGCGAAGGTATACATGGGCGTATCGAAGATGTTTTCGTGGGGGAAGCGGGTAAACGCCTGACCCGTTATCACCTGACCTTGGTGCCGGCGCTGCATTACTTGCAGTTCAGCCACAACCAGCGGATTTTCCAGCACCTGACGGTGCCGCAGATAGTGGCCCAGGTGCTCCAGGGGCATGGTCTTCAGGCTGATGCGTACGCCTTTCATGTCAGCACCAGCCCAGAGCGCGAATACTGCACTCAATACGGTGAAAACGACTTCGAGTTCATCCAGAGGTTATGCAGTGAAGATGGTGTTTCGTGGCACCACCAACACAGCCAGGATGGCCACCTGCTCGTATTCACCGACGATCAGACCTATTTCCCCAAGCTGGGGGACACGCCCTATCAGCAAGGCGCTGGACTGGCGGCGGATCATCCGGTCGTCAGCCAGTTCTCCATGCGCTTCAGCACCCGTACCAGCACGGCCACGCGCCGGGGCTATGATTTACAACGCCCAAGCCTGCTGCTGGAAAGTCGAATGGCGGTCGAGGCCACTCCTGCGCTGGAGGATTATCGCTATCCGTTGCTGATCGAAAATGAAAAGCTCGGCAAACAGCTGGCCCGGCAAGCCCTGGAGCGACACCGTAGCGACTACCAGTTGGCGGAGGGTAAAAGCGACCAGCCGATCCTGCGCAGTGGCCACTTCTTTACTCTGACCGAGCACCCTCGCAAAGCGTGTAACGAGTTGTGGCTGTTGCTCAGCGTGACGCATGCGGGCAAGCAACCTCAGTCACTGGAGGAATCAATCACCAGCGACGTTAAACCCGAAGACGGGTTTACCCAAGGTTACCGCAACAGCTTCAGCGCGATTCCCTGGGATGTGTTCTACCGTCCGCCGCTTGTCACGCGTAAGACAGTGTTGGTGAGCCAGACTGCTCGTGTAACGGGACCTGTGGGCGAAGAAATCTTCTGCGACGATTTTGGGCGAGTCCGCGTCGAGCTGCCCTGGGACCGCGCTGAACTCAACAGCGACAAGAGCAGTTGCTGGCTGCGAGTGTCGTCCAGTTGGGCGGGAGAAAACTTTGGTGCAGTGACCATCCCGCGGATCGGTATGGAAGTGGTGGTGACCTATTTAGAAGGCAACCCCGACCTGCCGCTAATTACCGGGTGCGTGGTGAATAAGGTTACCCCCACGCCATATCCCTTGCCGGCGAACAAGACCAGGACCGTGTTGCGCAGCCACAGCTCGCCCAGTTCAGGTGGTTTTAACGAGCTGATGATCGAGGACCGCGCTGGTCAGGAAAAAGTCTACCTGCGCGCCGAGCGTGACTTCGAACAACTAATCCGCAACGACAGCACCAGCCAGATCGACAATGACCGCGCTGAGCAGGTCGGGCGCAACAGCACCAGCCTGATCAAGGGCGATGAAACCCACACCACCGACGGTCAACGCAACACCGTGATTGGCGGCAACGAACTGATCTCCATCACCGGCAACAGCAGCACCACGGCGGATGGGACACTGGTGATCAAGGCTGGCTCGCAGGCCCATGTCACCGCCACCAACGTGGTGATCAATGCCGGTGCAACCCTGACGCTTTCAGCCGGAGGTCAACACATAGTGATCAGTGCCGGTGGCATCTTCAGCAGCGTACCCATTGTGTTGGGTGGTGCGCCGGTGCCCGGTATAGCGCCACTACAAGCAACAGAGGCGCTGGCCAGTGAGCTGCCCACCATCATCCTCAGTCCGCAATCTCTCGTTTTAGAGACCCAACAAAAAGCGACTGACTACTGCCCGCTCTGCGAGGCTTGTCGCGATGGCCTGTGCAGTATTGGAGACAACGCATGA